GATAATTCCTTGTTCCTGTAATTCCTTGGGGATGGAGGTATAGACCACCGCAGCATCCCTCTGAATTAGAATCGGTTGATGTTGATCTCCTGTCCCAAGTAGGTGCTGGACAGTCGGAGGTAGTTCTGCAACCCCCTTAATACTTTCCCAACGCTGAAACGGTATCATTTCAAGGTGATTCCATTTATCCAGCTTCGTCTTCATTGGTAGTGGTAATTCTAATTGATCGACCTGCTCTAGGGCACCTAAACGTAGCTCCGTCATCCAGCTTGGTTCCATGCGACTTTCGGAGAAGTGACGGATCGCCTCTTGGTCCACCTGCATACTCATTTTCACACTCATCGGGCAACCCTCCTTATCCTTGTACTTCCACCTTTTCATCCTCGATGCCCAATTCTTCCTTGATCCAATCATAGCCCTCTGCCTCTAAGCGTTCAGCTAATTCGGGACCGCCCGATTTTACAATCCGTCCCTGCATCATTACATGAACGAAGTCAGGTTGAATATAGTTGAGTAAACGTTGATAGTGGGTAATAATGATCATGCCCAATTCTTCACTACGCATTTTGTTTACGCCATTGGCGACAATTTTTAAAGCATCAATATCCAACCCAGAATCAATCTCATCTAAAATTGCGACTCTTGGATTTAACATCATCATTTGTAGGATTTCATTACGTTTTTTCTCACCGCCAGAAAATCCTTCATTGAGGTAGCGAGTTGCAAATGCTTCTCCCATCTCCAAAAACTTCATGTTTTCATCGAGTAGGCGGATAAATTTCATTAAAGAAATTTCATTTCCTTCACCACGGCGAGCATTAATCGCGCTACGAATAAAGTCAGAGTTACTAACGCCATTTACTTCACTGGGATATTGCATCGCTAAGAAAAGACCAGCCCGTGCCCGTTCATCCGTCTCCATCTCTAATACATTGGCACCGTCCAGGGAGATTAATCCAGAAGTTACTTGATAAGTAGGATGTCCCATCAAGGCAGAAGCAAGGGTACTCTTACCAGTCCCATTAGGACCCATAATCGCATGGATTTCTCCACCCTTTACGTCTAAATTTAAACCCTTTAGGATCTCCTTATTCTCGATCGATACGTGTAAATCTTGAATTGATAAATGTGGTGCTGCCATCGATAATTCCTCCTATCATCCGATGAACTTGTGGCCCTTGCTTTTGGGTCTCATCTAACATTCATCACCTATTATAATGATATTCTCTCTCATTCTCAATTTATTCTCAA
Above is a genomic segment from Rubeoparvulum massiliense containing:
- the sufC gene encoding Fe-S cluster assembly ATPase SufC; amino-acid sequence: MAAPHLSIQDLHVSIENKEILKGLNLDVKGGEIHAIMGPNGTGKSTLASALMGHPTYQVTSGLISLDGANVLEMETDERARAGLFLAMQYPSEVNGVSNSDFIRSAINARRGEGNEISLMKFIRLLDENMKFLEMGEAFATRYLNEGFSGGEKKRNEILQMMMLNPRVAILDEIDSGLDIDALKIVANGVNKMRSEELGMIIITHYQRLLNYIQPDFVHVMMQGRIVKSGGPELAERLEAEGYDWIKEELGIEDEKVEVQG